One genomic region from Cardinium endosymbiont of Dermatophagoides farinae encodes:
- a CDS encoding ankyrin repeat domain-containing protein, protein MAVKEGDLAKVKLLIEDQRTDLNKQNNDGNSPLHLAAHIGCPETVQVLLGSSTIVLNAKNRHKETALSISFGEGHKEVCKLLLEANKLLLEAKRTGCDTYCAICWSHPCIDNLYITRCSHFFHKACLEQWHQTQQGRDKNCPTCKQRIKPVNLR, encoded by the coding sequence ATGGCAGTTAAAGAGGGAGATCTAGCCAAAGTCAAACTTTTAATTGAAGATCAAAGGACTGATCTTAATAAACAAAATAATGATGGCAATTCCCCTCTTCATCTAGCAGCGCATATAGGTTGTCCAGAGACTGTGCAAGTATTACTAGGCTCTAGCACTATTGTTCTCAATGCAAAAAATAGACATAAAGAAACCGCTCTTTCGATATCCTTCGGCGAAGGTCACAAAGAAGTATGTAAATTATTGCTAGAAGCTAATAAATTATTGCTAGAAGCTAAAAGGACTGGATGCGATACGTATTGTGCTATATGCTGGTCCCATCCATGTATAGATAATTTATATATAACTAGATGTAGCCATTTTTTTCATAAAGCATGCCTTGAACAATGGCATCAAACTCAGCAAGGTCGTGACAAGAATTGTCCTACTTGTAAACAAAGAATCAAACCAGTCAATTTGAGGTGA
- a CDS encoding sodium:solute symporter family protein: MLATNFGGGGLVREVEKIHDIGLYWIIFLIFDSSFCIWIISRLAVRMRLFMKHLSMAETIGYVYGTYPRIITAISNICRSIVSLSIQIVVISKTISICVGPVDSREITILATLILIAYSAFGGIRSVTFTDVLQFLTFSMIIPLLAWFIFIKTEIHISEVISSLQRQEKFQFRTVLHFDTKLAAMVSLVLSGIVYYIKPTTIQRLYMASDPLQAQKVFSYGSIFSLLIEGCIILVGLFIFVGTPDLPKEKIWSYIMHNIPSTFKGFFSISLLAMSMSTADSYLNSCAVMVSHDIVGSVRGVKKTPYVYQIRIARLTTIVIGLCAMCVAFWCRDLLKLMFLAIDFSIPIVTAPFILAVFGFRGTSRTSLIGMATGTLAILVWSKWVEPLDPEIGIDGAFPCMLANGLAMMAAHYLLKQPKGTGWVKPDSMFTQIQQENARKRAERKETIKNAWTNRKVLLANLVPSHTTIVYIACYTTVTSLLAYFIEHITHHGSWLILQLFVSTCCLGYPFIYDISKKIRSIPAWCIGLCWLIGLTLYLPLNLLWHSWNAGNSIFTTSLFLAHCAVILWVLPLYLGIAGLTVTLLVAIYPISTGLPYPVLCSLFPIFIVILLLFTIIICLKVNLGNRMKQVRYLKNQEGIRASQQLKASLYDAALVPSNGATPPKGYGFILNQVVRKVEESIFFLDNHTPLFKEDLQSIINKFYDWIIYFNRREKAKDHALLQPDKITLEKLIRKVEIALSQEVAAPPKLLVETISLPNGEPCLDMVCDIHQVVYSLVKSILRVGKLEGPNVPIIRIQLYATSLQFKRANPIDSSHAAFIDFQATALVISQATIDSDALLKVKEIYNDTIDTTDAQGKKKVLPSIDLEQDTNIHYSECPLWLFGSFY; encoded by the coding sequence ATGTTGGCTACTAATTTTGGTGGAGGAGGGTTGGTGCGTGAGGTAGAGAAAATCCATGATATAGGCCTTTATTGGATAATATTTCTAATCTTCGATAGCAGTTTTTGCATTTGGATTATTAGTCGATTAGCAGTACGTATGAGACTATTTATGAAACACCTCTCTATGGCAGAGACCATAGGGTATGTATATGGTACGTATCCAAGGATTATTACTGCTATATCCAATATTTGTCGATCTATTGTTAGTCTTTCTATCCAAATTGTTGTAATATCCAAAACAATTAGTATCTGTGTAGGACCAGTTGACTCCAGAGAAATTACAATCCTCGCTACCTTAATTCTTATTGCTTATTCTGCTTTTGGGGGTATTCGTTCAGTTACCTTTACAGATGTATTGCAGTTTCTAACCTTTTCCATGATTATTCCTCTTTTAGCTTGGTTTATTTTTATAAAAACTGAGATCCACATATCAGAAGTTATTTCTTCTTTACAAAGACAGGAAAAATTTCAGTTTAGAACTGTATTGCACTTTGATACTAAGCTGGCAGCTATGGTTTCACTGGTTTTATCTGGCATAGTGTATTATATAAAACCTACAACTATCCAGAGATTATATATGGCTTCAGACCCACTTCAGGCCCAAAAAGTTTTCTCATATGGTAGCATTTTTAGTCTTCTTATAGAGGGTTGTATTATCCTAGTGGGTCTATTTATTTTTGTTGGAACACCTGATTTACCAAAAGAAAAGATTTGGTCCTATATAATGCACAATATCCCCTCTACTTTTAAAGGTTTTTTTTCCATTAGTTTGCTAGCCATGTCTATGTCTACAGCTGATTCGTACTTAAATTCTTGTGCCGTTATGGTTAGTCATGATATTGTGGGAAGTGTCCGAGGGGTAAAAAAAACTCCCTATGTCTATCAAATACGGATAGCTAGGCTGACTACTATAGTAATTGGCCTGTGTGCTATGTGTGTAGCTTTTTGGTGCAGGGATTTATTGAAATTAATGTTTCTAGCTATTGATTTTTCAATACCCATAGTAACTGCTCCTTTTATATTAGCTGTTTTTGGCTTTCGAGGCACTTCTCGTACATCCTTAATTGGTATGGCTACAGGCACACTAGCTATTTTAGTTTGGAGCAAATGGGTTGAACCACTTGATCCAGAGATAGGTATAGATGGTGCTTTTCCTTGTATGTTAGCCAATGGGTTAGCCATGATGGCGGCCCATTATCTTCTAAAACAGCCAAAAGGTACAGGTTGGGTTAAGCCAGATAGCATGTTTACACAGATTCAACAAGAAAATGCCCGTAAGCGCGCGGAACGAAAAGAAACAATTAAAAATGCTTGGACAAATAGAAAAGTTCTATTAGCTAATCTAGTACCCAGCCATACTACGATTGTATATATAGCATGCTATACTACCGTCACTAGTTTGCTAGCTTATTTTATAGAGCATATTACGCATCATGGTTCTTGGCTTATACTTCAACTCTTTGTATCTACTTGTTGTTTAGGTTATCCATTTATTTATGATATTTCGAAAAAGATAAGATCCATTCCAGCTTGGTGTATTGGCCTATGTTGGTTAATAGGCTTAACACTGTATCTGCCTTTAAATTTACTTTGGCATTCGTGGAATGCGGGAAATTCCATCTTTACCACATCATTATTTTTGGCCCATTGCGCCGTAATCTTATGGGTATTGCCACTCTATCTAGGCATAGCAGGTTTAACGGTTACTTTATTAGTGGCCATTTATCCGATCTCTACTGGGTTACCCTATCCAGTATTATGCTCATTATTCCCGATATTTATAGTGATTCTGTTGCTATTTACCATTATTATTTGCTTGAAAGTCAACCTAGGTAATCGTATGAAGCAAGTGCGCTACCTAAAAAATCAAGAAGGGATTAGAGCATCCCAACAACTCAAAGCATCCCTCTATGACGCAGCTTTGGTTCCCTCCAATGGAGCTACTCCACCTAAAGGGTATGGCTTTATTTTAAACCAAGTAGTTCGTAAAGTTGAAGAATCTATCTTCTTTTTAGACAACCATACTCCACTTTTTAAAGAAGACCTTCAAAGTATTATTAATAAATTTTATGACTGGATTATCTATTTTAACAGAAGAGAAAAAGCTAAGGATCACGCACTACTACAACCTGATAAAATCACTTTAGAAAAGTTGATACGTAAGGTAGAGATTGCTTTATCTCAAGAAGTAGCTGCTCCACCTAAGCTGCTGGTAGAAACCATAAGTCTTCCTAATGGAGAACCATGTCTCGACATGGTATGCGATATCCATCAAGTAGTCTATTCATTGGTTAAGTCTATTTTACGAGTTGGTAAGCTAGAGGGCCCAAACGTACCTATTATTAGAATACAACTGTATGCCACTTCTTTGCAATTTAAGAGAGCTAATCCTATTGACAGCAGCCATGCTGCTTTTATAGATTTTCAAGCTACTGCTTTAGTAATTAGCCAGGCTACTATTGATTCTGATGCACTTCTTAAGGTAAAGGAGATCTATAATGATACAATAGATACTACGGATGCTCAAGGCAAGAAAAAGGTACTACCATCCATAGATCTGGAGCAAGACACCAATATCCACTATAGTGAGTGCCCATTATGGCTATTTGGAAGTTTCTATTGA
- a CDS encoding Rpn family recombination-promoting nuclease/putative transposase, with product MATRLKHDALVKKILTQQEAAQEFLAHYLPSEVKEKLDLTRITIERESYVEHKLRKSLSDLVYSVRTKDNDQAFVYILIEAEVKPNYWIALKLWQYMLRLCERHKKKDKDKLPLIIPILFYHGSRPFNAPKNLWALFSDPKLAKQLMGGDYKLVDLQSMSDDDIKQKQYVGMLEYVMKHIYQRDMLNLWEEFLQNFKPYILLDKEKGYIYIKNFLWYTDSKLPEDKQQDLERIIDQHLPEQDKEDIMRTIAQKYREEGVQIGQKKGKLIGIQIGQEKGKLEGKLEIARVLLSEGESLERVLRLTGLSRSQLKSIM from the coding sequence ATGGCAACCAGATTAAAACATGACGCACTGGTCAAGAAAATCCTAACACAACAAGAGGCTGCTCAAGAATTTTTAGCACACTATTTACCGTCAGAGGTCAAAGAAAAGTTGGATTTAACCCGCATTACTATTGAAAGAGAATCTTATGTGGAACATAAGCTCAGAAAATCCCTAAGTGACCTAGTCTACTCGGTACGAACGAAAGATAATGACCAAGCCTTCGTCTACATCCTTATAGAGGCAGAGGTAAAACCTAATTATTGGATTGCACTGAAATTATGGCAATATATGCTTCGTTTATGTGAGCGCCATAAAAAAAAAGATAAAGACAAATTACCTCTGATCATACCAATTTTATTTTACCATGGCAGTAGACCCTTTAATGCACCAAAGAATTTATGGGCATTATTTAGTGATCCAAAACTTGCCAAACAGCTTATGGGTGGGGACTATAAACTAGTAGATTTGCAGTCCATGTCAGATGATGATATCAAGCAAAAGCAATATGTAGGAATGCTTGAATATGTTATGAAACATATCTATCAGCGAGACATGCTTAATCTATGGGAGGAATTTTTACAAAACTTTAAACCTTATATTCTACTTGACAAAGAAAAAGGCTATATTTATATTAAAAATTTCTTATGGTACACTGATAGCAAATTACCTGAAGATAAACAACAAGATTTAGAAAGAATCATCGATCAACATTTACCTGAACAAGATAAAGAAGATATTATGAGAACTATAGCACAAAAATATAGGGAAGAAGGCGTTCAAATTGGTCAAAAAAAAGGGAAACTAATAGGTATCCAAATTGGCCAAGAGAAAGGCAAGCTAGAGGGCAAGCTAGAAATAGCTAGAGTCCTGTTATCCGAAGGCGAATCGTTAGAGAGGGTGCTTCGGTTAACCGGTCTATCTCGTTCTCAGCTTAAGAGCATTATGTAG
- a CDS encoding ankyrin repeat domain-containing protein produces the protein MHTKDDHENTFLHWAAVINDIERLNKLLKIEGIDVNAKNIYGDTSLHFAACEGNVKHIQLLLTMKEINVNIKNKDGDTALHLAVYANHLNIIQVLLDQPFINVNSKGKDGLTPFHLACYNGSIETVKILLNVNDININARDKDTNTPLHMAAYQGHIEVVKVLLAIPSIDINAKNKYSSTPLHLATCHAHLEAAKLLLKLKRINVHIKNQYNQTPLDIAKWSFYHEYVDQLRQAYA, from the coding sequence ATGCATACAAAAGATGACCATGAGAATACTTTCCTGCATTGGGCAGCAGTCATTAATGATATAGAGCGCCTCAACAAACTACTTAAAATTGAAGGAATTGATGTGAATGCAAAAAATATATATGGCGATACCTCGTTACATTTTGCAGCATGTGAAGGTAATGTAAAACACATTCAATTGTTATTGACAATGAAAGAAATTAATGTCAATATTAAAAATAAGGATGGTGATACTGCACTACATTTGGCAGTATATGCAAATCATTTAAATATTATTCAAGTATTATTGGATCAACCTTTTATTAACGTAAATAGTAAAGGTAAAGATGGCTTGACGCCTTTTCATTTAGCATGCTACAATGGTAGCATAGAAACCGTTAAAATACTATTAAATGTTAATGATATTAATATAAATGCTAGGGATAAAGATACCAATACACCACTACATATGGCAGCTTATCAAGGTCATATAGAAGTGGTTAAAGTTTTACTAGCCATACCATCCATCGATATAAATGCAAAAAATAAGTATAGTAGTACGCCACTCCATTTAGCTACTTGCCACGCACACTTAGAAGCAGCTAAGTTATTGCTTAAATTAAAGCGAATTAATGTCCATATTAAAAATCAGTATAACCAAACACCTCTTGACATAGCTAAGTGGTCCTTCTATCATGAATATGTTGATCAATTGCGTCAGGCTTATGCGTAA